One genomic region from Hyalangium ruber encodes:
- a CDS encoding DUF3703 domain-containing protein produces the protein MSTMSPRLSSHFEAELRQAQEAEAHGEREAAWRYLERAHILSQAHAGPHIRVHWRMFTFAWRTQNYRELLGQLPRLLLAGPGSLLGRAPRGNTGGTSVGIFTPMPIPEDLQALLRD, from the coding sequence ATGAGCACCATGAGCCCCAGGTTGTCCTCACACTTCGAGGCCGAACTCCGTCAGGCCCAGGAGGCCGAGGCCCACGGCGAGCGCGAGGCCGCGTGGCGGTACCTCGAGCGCGCGCACATCCTCAGCCAGGCCCACGCCGGTCCGCATATCCGCGTGCATTGGAGGATGTTCACCTTCGCCTGGCGGACGCAGAATTACCGCGAGCTCCTCGGCCAGCTTCCCCGCCTCCTGCTGGCGGGCCCCGGCTCCCTCCTGGGGCGCGCGCCCCGGGGCAACACGGGCGGCACAAGCGTGGGAATCTTCACGCCCATGCCGATTCCCGAGGACCTTCAGGCCCTGCTCCGTGACTGA